A window of Chryseobacterium aquaeductus genomic DNA:
AGTTAATTTATTTTACAAATTGAATTTTCGTGAAAACAATAATTGAATTTTTATTATTTACCAATTAAAATCCCCACCAGATCCTGAAGAATCTTCTGCGAAACAAAATAAATAAAATCTTTTCTTTCCAAATGCGGAAGATAAAGTTTAAAAGTTTCAGATTCGTTTTTCACTTTGATGGTGTAGTAAACCAATCCTACATCTTTACCGTCTTCACCTTTTCCTGGACCCGCAACTCCTGTGCTGGAAAGAGAAATATCTGTTTTAAATACACTCTGACAACCATCTGCCATCTCGCGCGAGACCTCACGGCTAACGACAGTGAATCTTTCAATAGTGCCTTCAGAAACATGTAGAATATCTGTCTTTTTTTGTGTAGCATATGCAACAATACCTCCGATAAAATATTTTGAACTTCCCGGATTTGATGTTAACAACTGAGCCAATTCTCCGCCAGTGCAACTTTCTGCTGTTGAGATAGTAAGTTCTTTTTCATTTAAAATTTCACCTAAGATTTTCTCTATTTTATCTTCATGCGTTGCAATAATATTTTCTCCAATGATGGGAAACAATTTTTGAATTTCGTTTTCTAACTGATTTTGCAGAAACTCTTCATCAATTCCCGTTGCCGTAAGTCTCAGTTTTACTCTGGTTCCTACCGGAAGATAAGATAAAGCTAAGTTTGCGGGTAAAGCAAGTTCCCAATCTTCAATCTGGTCTGCCAAAATACTTTCGGGAATTCCGACAACTGAGACTATTCTGGTTGTAAGATAATTCAGACTAAACTTATCTTTTAAATAAGGAATAATTTGATCTTTTATCAAAGGTTTTACTTCGTAAGGAACGCCAGGCAGACTGAAAGATAATTTCCCGTCTTGTTCCATCATCATACAAGGTGCTGTTCCGTAATGATTTTGAAAAACGGTTGATTTTGTTGGTACAAAAGCCTGTTCGCGGTTTCTTTCTAAAATTTCTATTCTTCCACGTTTTTCCATGTAGGCTTTAAGATGTTCAAAAGTAACTTCGTCCAAAGCAATTTCATCATCAAAAAATTCCGCCAACGCTTTCTTGGTTTTATCATCTCTAGTCGGTCCCAAACCTCCGGTTGTGATAACCAAATCACCGATTTCAAAAGCTGATTTCAATGTATTTTTAATGATTTCAATTTCGTCTGAAATGGTAAAAATCTGCACTACTTTGATTCCGATATTTTTGAGTTCTGTAGCGATGAAATTTGAGTTGGTATCTACAGTATTTCCGGAAAGAATTTCATCACCAATGGTGATAAGAACAGCATTTTGCATGGGTTTAATTTTGAATAAATTACTTACAAATGACGTGAAAATCTTTGTAGCAAACAAAAGAAAATGATTTTTTATATCTTTGGTTGAGTATGCGATATTTTTTAACCACAAAAGAGGCAAAAGATGTAGATGTAATTTTTTAAGTTTCCAAAAGCCAACAAAACAAATTTTAAAATCAAGATTTACATTTTGTAAACTTTTGAACTTTTATTTTCAAGAATTTCTTTTGATACTTTTGCGGTAACAAAATTATATACAGCCACAAAAAGAAATAATATGACTAAATATGATGACGCTTCGTGGCATTGCGGTGAAGATTTCCCAAAAGGACTTCCCGAGAAAAACAGCGCAACACACACCGGAATGTTTCTCAACTGGTGCATGAACAATAATTTACATTCTCAAGAATTAAAA
This region includes:
- a CDS encoding CinA family nicotinamide mononucleotide deamidase-related protein, which encodes MQNAVLITIGDEILSGNTVDTNSNFIATELKNIGIKVVQIFTISDEIEIIKNTLKSAFEIGDLVITTGGLGPTRDDKTKKALAEFFDDEIALDEVTFEHLKAYMEKRGRIEILERNREQAFVPTKSTVFQNHYGTAPCMMMEQDGKLSFSLPGVPYEVKPLIKDQIIPYLKDKFSLNYLTTRIVSVVGIPESILADQIEDWELALPANLALSYLPVGTRVKLRLTATGIDEEFLQNQLENEIQKLFPIIGENIIATHEDKIEKILGEILNEKELTISTAESCTGGELAQLLTSNPGSSKYFIGGIVAYATQKKTDILHVSEGTIERFTVVSREVSREMADGCQSVFKTDISLSSTGVAGPGKGEDGKDVGLVYYTIKVKNESETFKLYLPHLERKDFIYFVSQKILQDLVGILIGK